The following coding sequences lie in one Apium graveolens cultivar Ventura chromosome 1, ASM990537v1, whole genome shotgun sequence genomic window:
- the LOC141725088 gene encoding uncharacterized protein LOC141725088, translated as MTRIEDNDHQTEEITDQTEETNLEDEFHSISLETSHSLYLHPSDHPGLILVSTVFNGENFNEWKRSMSLALSAKNKLGFVTGKFKIPSENSKYFDHWQRCNDIIITWILNSNVPEIRSSLVFIPLVVDVWNDIHTRYTQSNGPRIFELKQAMSALHQETMSVSTYYTKFKMLWDDFVNVSNIHKCICLCTCKAKAQNEQYDELMKVTQFLMGLNELYTNIRGQLLMMNPMPKLTQVLALLQ; from the coding sequence ATGACGAGAATTGAAGATAATGATCATCAAACTGAGGAAATAACAGATCAAACTGAGGAGACTAATCTGGAAGATGAATTTCATTCTATATCTTTGGAAACGAGTCATTCGCTGTATCTTCATCCATCTGATCATCCAGGTTTGATTCTTGTGAGTACTGTTTTTAATGGTGAAAACTTCAATGAATGGAAGAGATCTATGTCTTTGGCTCTGTCAGCTAAGAATAAATTAGGATTTGTTACTGGAAAATTCAAGATACCTTCAGAAAACTCTAAGTACTTTGATCACTGGCAGAGATGTAACGATATCATAATCACCTGGATTTTGAACTCAAATGTTCCTGAAATAAGATCTAGCTTGGTGTTTATTCCACTTGTTGTAGATGTGTGGAATGATATTCACACCAGGTATACTCAGAGTAATGGACCTAGAATATTCGAACTGAAACAAGCCATGAGTGCTCTTCATCAAGAAACTATGTCTGTTTCCACATACTATACAAAGTTCAAGATGTTGTGGGATGATTTTGTTAATGTTTCTAATATACATAAGTGTATATGTTTGTGTACTTGCAAAGCAAAGGCTCAAAATGAGCAATATGATGAGTTAATGAAAGTAACTCAGTTCTTGATGGGATTGAATGAATTGTACACTAACATTAGAGGTCAATTACTCATGATGAACCCTATGCCCAAACTTACTCAAGTGTTGGCTCTTCTTCAATAA